The Montipora foliosa isolate CH-2021 chromosome 6, ASM3666993v2, whole genome shotgun sequence genome includes the window TCAAGATATTATTCAAGATATTATTATTCTGcgaaggcataccacgtcttaaaaccgagCTGGTGtcaaattttatttctttttgttggtagtcacaagtgtgcataccccacggatattgaattaaacTCCGATCGGGTGAATTTACCTTTATGCCCTTCAGTATATCCGAACTTCCCTGCCCCAATTAGAAACCATGTACTTTCCCTGCGCTTCGCAATCATGtgcgcgcgttagaccactcggctaCCGCGACACAGTTCTGTTGCAAGGAGGAAAGCAATTATTTattgtggaatctttccgccggccatgattgacacagtattaaaatattcgataaagtggacagatatTTTTCCTTTGAGAaagacaagctttaaaggtaagaagaattttctacgttatttctagatcttgcttcgtacttacACTTGTGTGTTCCGCTGTGAACATTACGGTATTTTGCacagaacgaatacttcattagaagtattttgcatagcacgaatactccaatatttcgtgggaaccggtttgttcagccgttttgacgtagaaagaaaataagaaaatagctttcaacggccaagcaaaatataaaatgaaatcaagttttaaaaataacGAATTACTGATgtccgtcacggggacttcgcaacggtcccccatccaagtactaacctcattcggaggagcttatcTTCAGCTGACACCTGGGCTAACATCAACGATTGAGATCTTTGTGTTCAATTCGCGCatgtatcttgtcgaactttattaaaacttgaaagaaaaaaaggaaactaacaaaaacccggtgtcttgccgtcattttgtcacagatgcatcctttgtttcgtgagttgtcagtattaaacacgcaaggtaacttgatcacaggcggccgctaaaatcgatgtcactttcgattttgtgattttacttgtacgaccaaaagtacgatatagtaggagatgcttccgtgaagcatatactgggttgcctgtggtacgtgttacagaaaatcagaaggcactgaattgtgtggtattgaaatacagcattccagtctccgaagaataacaaatacaccttttgctcttcatttacggaaaataaacattcatttgtgtccaaatttgtttcattacgGTCATTATACTCTCATTAACACCAATATTACCTTCATTTGCGCGTAAGGAACGTTCAAGAATAACATTTGCGTATGTGTTAACATTCAAAATCATGAAAAGACAAACAATACCATCCTTCGACATTCATTGactgaaaatgtattttcattttggtCGAAATGAACTTCGTTGTCACGAAACGACAATCATTTACACTTTTGGACAAtcctttttcaacaaaagactttcaataacacaatttgcatgagaaCTCACAATCAATTGCATTATTATACAATCATTTCCATGAAGGTAACAGTCTTTAGTGTGGTGAGACAAACATTACAGtcataataacatttatttttgaaagAGCGAATATCAAATTCGCTGAACTATTTATCCCTCAATTGCTTCATTGTTGAGGCATCGTGGCAAATACGTATGCATAAAACGATACCATTGCCCACATTTAGCTGCCGTAATGGTACCAATGTTTCGTTGTAGGGCTTGCTGCAACAACTGAGTGCGATAATTTCCTAGAGCATGCGCAATTCCCTGGCGGCTTGCTTCTTCTCTGTTATTCATCTGTTCCTGTATCTCAGGACGGCTGATATCTGCTTTGATGGCCGCTTTCAAGGAAGTTATTGCTTGTTCTACAATGTTCAAGAATGGACTGTAGGGTGGTAACTTTTTTAGTTCTGTGTTGGGACCGGGAATAGCAGGGTTATTGTGGGCTGGCGCTCCGTCATagatgaagataacatgttCGTCTGGATCAAGGTTTAGTCTTGTTTGTGCCAAGAAGTCATCAAATCTTTGTGCATTCATCCCACCAATACATGCAGAGTGGAAAACCAGACCATTGGTGGGTGAAATGGCCATTGTGACAGTTACATTTCTTCCTCGCTGACCACAGACCTGTCTGTAGGCCCGTTCCCCTCTCCTTGCTCTCCCGTGAGTTCTTGCCGTCCAAATATTGTATCCACATTCGTCTATGAAAACACTGTGGTTCACTACAGCATGGCCCATGAACCAGTTGGCATAGTCCAGTCGTTTCTGAATGACATCAGGACGGTTTCTATCCGCAGGAACAGGCCTGACCAGTTTTACACGAAACAACATTCCTTCCAAAGTTCTTGCCACAGTGCGGTCGCAGATTCTGGGTTTTCGAGGAAGGCGTTGTCTCAATTCTTGATTAAGCTGTGTGAGAGTCAGTAAgcaattttccttcaaaatgtcATTGAGGCAATCTCTCATCTCATTATCTATCCCAACATGGTTTGGGCCTCTACGTGGTCTTTCcgcgattctgccttctcttacATATCTCGACACAATACTTCTGGCTGTGGATCTGTTGATTCCAAGTGTATCTGCAACTATTAGATAGTCTTCGTTAACATCTTCAAAGGCCCTGACTAACCTTTCGCGGTGTTCAAATGGGATTCTGTTTCTTCTTGGCATTTCTGGGGAAATATAACTGTCCCTGCCTGGACGTCACATAAAACTTACTGTATTTCGCCCTCTGAGCTGTACGCAAAAAGTTTCGTAGGTACGGCCGAATTTATATCTGCAAGGGGAGTAATGTAAAAGAATGCTTTAAAAAATGCATACGGTCCCTTGTTCTGTTGTCAAATTTTCTATGAAAATTGGGCGAGAGTATCTCTTTTCAAAAGAACCACGCTAATGAGCGATTGTTTTCTCTTAACGTTAGGTGAAAACACTGTAATGTTTG containing:
- the LOC138006037 gene encoding uncharacterized protein, which encodes MPRRNRIPFEHRERLVRAFEDVNEDYLIVADTLGINRSTARSIVSRYVREGRIAERPRRGPNHVGIDNEMRDCLNDILKENCLLTLTQLNQELRQRLPRKPRICDRTVARTLEGMLFRVKLVRPVPADRNRPDVIQKRLDYANWFMGHAVVNHSVFIDECGYNIWTARTHGRARRGERAYRQVCGQRGRNVTVTMAISPTNGLVFHSACIGGMNAQRFDDFLAQTRLNLDPDEHVIFIYDGAPAHNNPAIPGPNTELKKLPPYSPFLNIVEQAITSLKAAIKADISRPEIQEQMNNREEASRQGIAHALGNYRTQLLQQALQRNIGTITAAKCGQWYRFMHTYLPRCLNNEAIEG